The following are from one region of the Microbacterium paraoxydans genome:
- a CDS encoding cyclodeaminase/cyclohydrolase family protein produces MTDSADVPTSRPMDGWLDALSQPTGSPGGGAASGVMLGLSAALMSMVAAYTPDEPAAVESADRLVRLRAEILRAVEADGPVSADLGAALALSADDGAREERVRAAAVDAAQSVARLGRLGLALLPEARTLSDDGNPYLAVDLAVATEALRGGLSGASLNLRANLQLARRHGATTPMLTSLTEDVARLAEARTQVGGITAELSERLD; encoded by the coding sequence ATGACGGATTCCGCAGACGTCCCGACATCACGGCCGATGGATGGCTGGCTCGATGCCCTGAGCCAGCCCACCGGATCGCCGGGCGGAGGAGCGGCGTCGGGAGTGATGCTCGGCCTGAGCGCCGCCCTGATGTCCATGGTGGCCGCATACACCCCTGATGAGCCCGCCGCCGTCGAGAGCGCCGACCGCCTCGTGCGCCTTCGGGCCGAGATCCTGCGGGCGGTCGAAGCGGACGGACCGGTGTCGGCGGATCTCGGCGCCGCGCTCGCTCTGTCGGCGGACGACGGGGCGCGGGAGGAGCGCGTCCGTGCAGCGGCCGTCGACGCGGCGCAGTCGGTCGCGCGGCTCGGGCGCCTCGGCCTCGCCCTGCTCCCGGAAGCGCGCACGCTCTCGGACGACGGCAACCCGTACCTGGCGGTGGATCTCGCCGTCGCGACAGAGGCTCTGCGCGGCGGGCTGTCGGGGGCCTCTCTGAACCTGCGCGCGAATCTGCAGCTCGCCCGCAGGCACGGGGCCACCACGCCGATGTTGACGTCCCTCACGGAGGACGTCGCGCGTCTGGCCGAGGCGCGCACTCAGGTCGGGGGGATCACTGCCGAGCTCTCGGAGCGTCTGGACTGA
- the nrdF gene encoding class 1b ribonucleoside-diphosphate reductase subunit beta, which yields MTPHSPLKLVSSVQAINWNRIQDDKDLEVWNRLVNNFWLPEKVPLSNDVQSWNTLTPDEQLLTMRVFTGLTLLDTIQGTVGAVSLIPDAITPHEEAVYTNIAFMESVHAKSYSSIFSTLASTKEIDEAFRWSTENANLQKKAQIIMDYYQGDDPLKRKVASTLLESFLFYSGFYLPIYWSSKAKLTNTADLIRLIIRDEAVHGYYIGYKFQRGLETADQARKDELKDYTFSLLYELYDNEVQYTQDLYDGVGLTEDVKKFLHYNANKALMNLGYEAMFPSSVTNVNPAILSALSPNADENHDFFSGSGSSYVIGKAEATEDDDWDF from the coding sequence ATGACTCCTCACTCCCCGCTCAAGCTGGTCTCCAGCGTGCAGGCGATCAACTGGAACCGCATCCAGGACGACAAGGACCTCGAGGTCTGGAACCGTCTGGTGAACAACTTCTGGCTGCCGGAGAAGGTGCCGCTGTCGAACGACGTGCAGTCGTGGAACACGCTCACCCCCGACGAGCAGCTGCTCACCATGCGGGTGTTCACCGGGCTCACGCTCCTGGACACGATCCAGGGCACCGTCGGCGCGGTGTCGCTGATCCCCGACGCGATCACGCCTCACGAGGAGGCCGTCTACACGAACATCGCGTTCATGGAGTCGGTGCACGCGAAGAGCTACTCCTCGATCTTCTCGACGCTCGCGTCGACGAAGGAGATCGACGAGGCGTTCCGCTGGTCCACGGAGAATGCGAACCTTCAGAAGAAGGCGCAGATCATCATGGACTACTACCAGGGAGACGACCCGCTCAAGCGCAAGGTCGCCTCGACGCTGCTGGAGTCGTTCCTGTTCTACTCGGGCTTCTACCTGCCGATCTACTGGTCGTCGAAGGCGAAGCTGACGAACACGGCCGACCTCATCCGCCTCATCATCCGCGACGAGGCCGTGCACGGGTACTACATCGGCTACAAGTTCCAGCGCGGACTCGAGACGGCCGACCAGGCGCGCAAGGACGAGCTCAAGGACTACACGTTCTCGCTGCTCTACGAGCTCTACGACAACGAGGTGCAGTACACGCAGGACCTCTACGACGGCGTCGGGCTGACCGAGGACGTCAAGAAGTTCCTGCACTACAACGCCAACAAGGCCCTGATGAACCTGGGCTACGAGGCGATGTTCCCCTCCAGCGTCACGAACGTGAACCCGGCGATCCTGTCGGCGCTCTCCCCGAACGCGGACGAGAACCACGACTTCTTCAGTGGGTCGGGCTCGTCCTACGTCATCGGCAAGGCCGAGGCCACGGAAGACGACGACTGGGACTTCTGA
- a CDS encoding oleate hydratase yields MYRSNGNYEAFARPRKPEGADDKTVWLVGGGLAAMAAAIFMIRDGQVAGERITILEELGLPGGALDGIKYPEKGFVIRGGRELEDHMECLWDMFRSIPSLEIEGASVLDEFYWLNKDDPNVSLCRVTEKQGQDAHTDKLFTLSEKAQKEIVAVILATREEMEGKRIDEVFGDDFLGSNFWLYWRTMFAFEEWHSALEMKLYLHRFMHHIGGLPDLSALKFTKYNQYESLVLPMRKFLDDHGVQFRFHHTVTDIQFDIEDGRIQATRIDWIADGEPGGVDLGPDDLCLATIGSLTENSGNGDQHTAPELKTGPAPAWDLWKRIAAKSPAFGRPEVFCSDIDKTKWESATVTTVDERIPKYIEKICKRDPFSGKVVTGGIVTAKDSAWLMSWTVNRQPHFKAQKPNEIVVWVYGLFVETPGDYVKKPMQECTGEEIAQEWLYHLGVPVEDIAELAASAAKTVPVMMPYVTSFFMPRRAGDRPQVVPEGSVNFAFLGQFAETTRDTIFTTEYSVRTAMEATYQLLDVERGVPEVFNSTYDIRYLLKATARLRDGETVHIPGPNFLQGRLLDKLDNTQMGELLTDFGLIPAHGATVPRPRDDDAIA; encoded by the coding sequence ATGTACCGCAGCAATGGGAACTACGAAGCATTCGCACGACCCCGGAAGCCGGAGGGGGCCGACGACAAGACGGTCTGGCTGGTCGGGGGAGGTCTCGCCGCGATGGCGGCCGCGATCTTCATGATCCGCGACGGGCAGGTGGCGGGGGAGCGGATCACGATCCTCGAGGAGCTGGGGCTGCCCGGCGGCGCGCTGGACGGGATCAAGTACCCCGAGAAGGGGTTCGTCATCCGCGGCGGCCGGGAGCTGGAAGACCACATGGAGTGCCTGTGGGACATGTTCCGCTCCATCCCGTCGTTGGAGATCGAGGGTGCCAGCGTGCTCGACGAGTTCTACTGGCTCAACAAGGACGACCCCAACGTCTCCCTGTGCCGGGTGACCGAGAAGCAGGGGCAGGACGCGCATACGGACAAGCTCTTCACCCTCTCGGAGAAGGCGCAGAAGGAGATCGTCGCCGTCATCCTCGCCACCCGCGAGGAGATGGAGGGCAAGCGGATCGACGAGGTGTTCGGCGACGACTTCCTCGGCAGCAACTTCTGGCTGTACTGGCGGACCATGTTCGCGTTCGAGGAGTGGCACTCGGCGCTGGAGATGAAGCTGTATCTGCACCGCTTCATGCACCACATCGGCGGGCTGCCCGACCTCTCCGCGTTGAAGTTCACGAAGTACAACCAGTACGAGTCGCTCGTGCTGCCGATGCGGAAGTTCCTCGACGACCACGGCGTGCAGTTCCGGTTCCATCACACCGTGACCGACATCCAGTTCGACATCGAGGACGGTCGCATCCAGGCGACGCGCATCGACTGGATCGCCGACGGCGAGCCCGGCGGCGTCGACCTCGGACCGGACGACCTGTGTCTGGCGACGATCGGGTCGCTGACGGAGAACTCCGGCAACGGCGACCAGCACACCGCTCCGGAGCTGAAGACCGGCCCGGCCCCGGCCTGGGACCTCTGGAAGCGGATCGCCGCGAAGTCGCCCGCGTTCGGGCGACCGGAGGTGTTCTGCAGCGACATCGACAAGACGAAATGGGAGTCCGCCACCGTCACCACCGTCGACGAGCGCATCCCGAAGTACATCGAGAAGATCTGCAAGCGCGACCCCTTCAGCGGCAAGGTCGTCACCGGCGGGATCGTCACCGCCAAGGACTCGGCCTGGCTGATGAGCTGGACGGTGAACCGGCAGCCGCACTTCAAGGCGCAGAAGCCGAACGAGATCGTGGTCTGGGTGTACGGACTCTTCGTCGAGACGCCCGGCGACTACGTCAAGAAGCCGATGCAGGAGTGCACGGGCGAGGAGATCGCGCAGGAGTGGCTCTACCACCTCGGTGTCCCGGTGGAGGACATCGCCGAGCTCGCCGCGTCGGCGGCCAAGACGGTCCCGGTGATGATGCCGTACGTGACCTCCTTCTTCATGCCGCGCCGGGCCGGCGACCGTCCGCAGGTGGTCCCGGAGGGAAGCGTCAACTTCGCCTTCCTCGGACAGTTCGCCGAGACGACGCGCGACACGATCTTCACCACCGAGTACTCCGTGCGCACTGCGATGGAGGCCACGTATCAGTTGCTCGACGTGGAACGCGGCGTGCCGGAGGTCTTCAACTCGACCTACGACATCCGCTACCTCCTCAAGGCCACCGCGCGGCTGCGCGACGGCGAGACCGTCCACATCCCCGGCCCGAACTTCCTCCAGGGTCGCCTCCTCGACAAGCTCGACAACACGCAGATGGGAGAGCTGCTGACGGACTTCGGGCTCATCCCCGCGCACGGCGCGACGGTGCCGCGCCCGCGGGACGACGACGCGATTGCCTGA